The following proteins are co-located in the Candidatus Methylomirabilis limnetica genome:
- the lpxK gene encoding tetraacyldisaccharide 4'-kinase, which translates to MKGIEALSAWTQHCMAEASEQWTAQAWLTCLRPVSYAYGAAISLRAALFASGLARTRRLPVPVLSVGNVSAGGSGKTPFVEMLAARLREQGQRVVIISRGYRGGLKKPTIISDGRDLRCEPPVAADEAYMLARHLPGVAVLTGADRYRVGEVALEQVDCGVIILDDGFQHLRLYRDLDIVLVDAGNPLGYGRLLPSGLLREPPEALGRADIVVVTHADAGRDLDPAMQAIRRYAPTTPIALAVHRPIGLIDVNGGERLGLERLTGQRLLAASGIANPSRFEATLVQLGAFVVARRVFPDHHRYSTADLEIINEAARKSGASMVVTTEKDMVKLTCLDLAKVEAPFYALSISLELVEGVEVLDAMVSRMVKLSAS; encoded by the coding sequence GTGAAAGGCATAGAGGCGCTCTCGGCCTGGACGCAACACTGCATGGCGGAGGCTTCGGAGCAATGGACCGCTCAAGCCTGGCTGACGTGCTTGCGTCCGGTCTCGTATGCGTATGGGGCAGCAATCTCGCTTCGGGCTGCGCTCTTTGCGTCTGGTCTCGCCAGGACTCGCCGACTTCCAGTCCCGGTGCTGAGCGTTGGAAACGTAAGTGCTGGCGGAAGCGGGAAGACCCCGTTCGTTGAGATGTTGGCCGCTCGGCTGCGCGAGCAAGGCCAGCGGGTGGTCATCATTTCACGGGGGTATCGAGGTGGTTTGAAGAAGCCAACAATTATCAGCGACGGCAGAGATCTACGATGTGAACCGCCGGTCGCCGCTGACGAGGCCTATATGCTGGCCAGGCACCTGCCGGGTGTCGCTGTCTTGACGGGAGCCGACCGATACCGAGTTGGTGAGGTTGCCCTTGAGCAGGTGGATTGCGGTGTCATTATTCTGGATGATGGGTTTCAACATCTCAGGCTCTACCGCGATCTGGATATCGTCCTGGTTGACGCGGGCAACCCTCTTGGCTACGGTCGGCTGTTGCCCTCGGGGTTGTTGCGGGAGCCTCCGGAGGCGCTCGGACGGGCCGACATCGTGGTCGTCACCCACGCTGACGCCGGACGGGACCTGGACCCCGCCATGCAGGCGATCCGACGGTATGCGCCGACCACCCCAATCGCCCTGGCTGTTCATCGGCCTATTGGCCTCATCGATGTCAACGGCGGAGAACGCCTGGGCCTTGAACGTCTCACTGGTCAGCGGTTGTTGGCAGCCTCTGGCATCGCCAATCCGAGCCGGTTTGAGGCCACCCTTGTTCAGCTTGGCGCCTTCGTTGTGGCTCGTCGTGTCTTCCCCGATCACCACCGCTATTCTACCGCCGACCTGGAGATCATCAACGAAGCGGCCAGGAAGAGCGGCGCCTCCATGGTAGTCACCACAGAAAAGGATATGGTAAAATTGACGTGCTTGGACCTTGCAAAGGTGGAGGCACCGTTCTACGCCCTGTCGATCTCACTCGAATTGGTGGAAGGGGTGGAGGTGTTAGACGCCATGGTGAGCCGCATGGTGAAACTGAGCGCCTCATGA
- a CDS encoding lysophospholipid acyltransferase family protein → MKPKTMGGIAAYLEYLLAMGLAKGLLYLPSSVAYSVGEGLAGLLYRFDHKHRLVAHENLHRAFHGELSSMEIDELTRLCFINLGRTVVETCRSLKIDRENFRQVIGVEGYEHIQQAKRRGKGIIYVTAHLGSWELLPLAVGLMGEPLSAVTRPLDNPYLDRAINRLRTAWGTRVLAKKQVMPVLVRALLRGESVAILMDQNTTWKEGVFVDFFGMQACTTLAPALLALRTDASVLPAAIIRCGRDRHTVLVEKEIPLIRTGRLKADVIANTASFTKAIEAFVRREPAQWLWLHRRWKTQPRATCQVPNLESGTRYVESGTARQNPTQ, encoded by the coding sequence ATGAAGCCCAAGACCATGGGCGGTATTGCCGCCTATCTCGAATACCTCCTCGCGATGGGACTCGCGAAGGGATTGTTGTACCTGCCATCTTCAGTGGCCTACTCTGTAGGTGAGGGATTGGCTGGGCTGCTCTACCGCTTTGATCACAAGCATCGCCTTGTTGCTCATGAGAACCTGCATCGGGCCTTTCATGGTGAGCTTTCCTCTATGGAGATTGATGAACTTACGCGCTTATGCTTTATCAATCTCGGCCGAACCGTTGTCGAGACCTGTCGGAGTCTCAAGATCGATCGAGAGAACTTCCGGCAAGTTATCGGGGTCGAAGGGTATGAGCACATCCAGCAGGCCAAGCGCAGAGGGAAAGGAATCATCTACGTCACCGCGCACTTGGGTTCGTGGGAACTGCTGCCGCTTGCGGTAGGCCTTATGGGTGAGCCGTTGTCTGCTGTGACGCGCCCCCTGGATAATCCATACCTCGATAGGGCAATCAACCGGTTGCGGACCGCCTGGGGAACGAGGGTATTAGCCAAGAAACAGGTGATGCCGGTGCTGGTGCGGGCGCTGCTTCGTGGGGAGAGCGTCGCGATCCTCATGGATCAAAACACCACCTGGAAAGAGGGGGTCTTTGTCGATTTCTTTGGTATGCAGGCCTGCACGACCCTTGCGCCAGCTCTCCTGGCCCTCAGAACCGACGCATCGGTTCTTCCTGCCGCCATCATACGGTGCGGGCGGGACCGGCACACTGTTCTTGTGGAGAAAGAGATCCCCTTGATCAGGACCGGGCGCCTGAAGGCAGACGTCATTGCCAACACCGCCTCTTTCACCAAGGCCATCGAAGCGTTCGTTCGGAGGGAGCCGGCCCAGTGGCTCTGGCTCCATCGCAGATGGAAAACACAACCGCGTGCCACGTGCCAGGTTCCGAACCTGGAATCCGGAACCCGATACGTGGAATCTGGAACTGCGAGGCAGAACCCGACACAATGA
- the waaF gene encoding lipopolysaccharide heptosyltransferase II, with protein sequence MSVATLRIRRTFEPDQIRSILVVSPNWLGDAVLALPALANLRRSFPEARISLLVRPWLSQLFRSLPFIDELVELPSRGELMWAATALRQRDFELALLLPNSFRTALIVRLAGIPHRVGYVADGRGPLLTVGVCPSPSSFEFRVSSYASRDSLNPKPEIRNPKLHHQADSYLGLLRSLKWDAWSRPTASLLPPGSDAEAEKLLTDLGLPSHTMLIGMTPGAAYGTAKRWPTDRFAAAADLLIDRLGATVLLFGSPREASLTSAIRERMRGAAIDFGGRTTLPELSGLLSRCALLLTNDTGTMHLASALGVPCVALFGPTDPLRTGPLGSGHRVLHDPPACSPCRYRDCPIDHRCMQALDVERVVAAVEALLTRSTSTTEENVRMRPAVFLDRDGTINEEIGPIQHPDLMRPIPGAAEALKRLGEEGYLRIVVTNQARVARGDATEELVEATHRRLLQLLREAGGEMDAFYYCPHHPREGLFPYRRACLCRKPAPGLIQQAAFEQQVDMERSYVVGDKVSDMLLADRLGLPSVLVLTGYGRESLDRLHAAGGPMPAHTARDLLGATEWIVQRSGRG encoded by the coding sequence ATGAGTGTGGCGACGCTTCGCATCAGGCGTACCTTCGAACCAGACCAGATTCGATCTATCCTGGTCGTAAGCCCTAATTGGTTGGGCGACGCGGTCCTCGCTCTGCCTGCGCTCGCCAACCTCCGCCGCTCCTTTCCTGAAGCAAGAATCTCACTTCTCGTGCGCCCGTGGCTTAGCCAGTTGTTTCGATCCTTACCGTTCATCGACGAGCTCGTTGAGTTGCCAAGCAGAGGTGAGCTGATGTGGGCGGCGACAGCACTACGGCAACGAGACTTTGAATTGGCCCTGCTCTTACCGAACAGCTTCCGAACAGCTCTGATCGTCCGGCTGGCAGGAATTCCGCACCGGGTCGGGTATGTGGCCGATGGACGGGGCCCTCTTTTGACGGTTGGGGTGTGCCCCTCACCTTCGAGTTTCGAGTTTCGAGTTTCGAGTTACGCGTCACGAGATTCTTTGAACCCGAAACCCGAAATCCGAAACCCGAAACTTCATCATCAGGCAGACTCCTACCTTGGCCTGCTCCGATCGCTTAAGTGGGATGCGTGGTCGCGTCCGACAGCTTCTCTGCTTCCGCCGGGAAGCGACGCGGAAGCAGAGAAGCTGCTCACCGACTTGGGTCTCCCCTCTCACACCATGTTAATTGGCATGACCCCCGGTGCTGCCTATGGGACGGCAAAGCGTTGGCCGACTGACCGGTTTGCCGCAGCAGCCGATCTTTTGATTGATCGCCTTGGAGCCACCGTCCTGTTATTCGGTTCACCGAGGGAAGCCTCGTTAACAAGCGCCATCCGCGAGCGGATGCGCGGAGCTGCTATCGACTTCGGTGGCCGGACGACTCTTCCCGAATTGTCCGGCCTGCTCAGTCGATGCGCGCTGCTCCTCACGAACGATACGGGGACGATGCATCTCGCCTCCGCGTTAGGGGTGCCGTGCGTCGCCCTGTTCGGCCCGACGGATCCTCTCCGAACAGGGCCTCTCGGCTCTGGACATCGGGTTCTTCACGATCCGCCGGCCTGCAGTCCGTGTCGCTACCGCGACTGCCCGATCGACCATCGATGCATGCAGGCGCTGGACGTGGAGAGGGTTGTGGCTGCCGTGGAGGCCCTTCTCACACGATCAACCTCCACTACCGAGGAGAACGTCCGGATGCGGCCCGCGGTCTTTCTGGACCGGGACGGTACCATCAACGAGGAGATCGGGCCGATTCAACACCCAGACTTGATGAGACCGATTCCCGGGGCGGCAGAAGCGTTGAAACGCCTTGGCGAGGAAGGGTATCTGCGGATCGTGGTCACCAATCAGGCGCGAGTGGCCCGAGGGGACGCAACGGAAGAGCTGGTTGAAGCGACCCATCGGCGACTCCTGCAGTTGCTCCGCGAGGCGGGAGGCGAGATGGATGCCTTCTACTACTGCCCTCATCATCCTCGGGAAGGGCTCTTCCCGTACAGACGGGCCTGCCTGTGTCGTAAGCCTGCCCCCGGGTTGATTCAGCAGGCGGCCTTTGAGCAGCAGGTAGACATGGAGCGATCGTACGTCGTTGGGGATAAGGTGAGCGATATGCTGCTGGCAGATCGGCTAGGCCTCCCCTCGGTGCTGGTACTGACCGGCTATGGGCGCGAGTCGTTGGATCGCCTTCATGCGGCGGGAGGTCCAATGCCCGCTCATACGGCTAGAGATCTGCTGGGCGCCACCGAGTGGATTGTGCAACGGAGCGGCCGAGGATGA
- a CDS encoding glycosyltransferase family 9 protein, protein MSSIGAVPMEQVQRILIIKPSSIGDVVNALPFLSSLRQRYPDRHIAWLVEEEAAELLLGHPLLDRVIVSGRRRWGREVRTPFRGAKVLREMTALIADLRQGRYDLVVDLQGLLKSALTVVCTGARYRVGLAGGREGSDRALTHVVPLPPGPLHAVDRYLEAARFLGADPLSKAFVFPSRPEDGARAEALLAEAAVTPNNPVIALNPQARWRTKLWEEERFARVGEVLAQRHGARILVIGSSSDLPLARRLVSHMNPAPFVAAGRTDLKVLIALLRRINLLVTVDSGPMHLAAALGTPLVALFGPTDPRLIGPYGGDPPTGQAGGVVLRVPLPCSPCSKRRCQIEADRLCMRSISVEEVTEAASALLATSSACRTGRDLS, encoded by the coding sequence GTGTCTTCAATCGGCGCTGTGCCGATGGAGCAGGTCCAGCGCATCCTCATCATTAAGCCGAGCTCCATCGGCGATGTGGTGAACGCGCTCCCGTTCCTTAGCTCGCTCAGACAGCGGTACCCTGATCGGCACATCGCATGGCTGGTGGAGGAGGAGGCGGCAGAGCTGCTGCTGGGTCATCCCTTGCTGGATCGGGTCATCGTTTCAGGCCGCAGGCGATGGGGACGGGAGGTACGGACCCCCTTCCGCGGGGCGAAGGTGCTGCGAGAGATGACCGCGCTTATCGCTGATCTTCGTCAGGGTCGGTACGACCTTGTTGTCGATTTACAGGGACTGCTGAAGAGCGCCCTCACGGTGGTCTGTACCGGCGCGCGATATCGGGTCGGTCTCGCGGGGGGGCGCGAGGGGAGCGATCGCGCGTTAACTCACGTGGTGCCGCTTCCACCAGGACCGCTACATGCCGTGGACCGGTACCTGGAAGCCGCCAGGTTTTTGGGAGCAGACCCACTATCGAAAGCGTTCGTGTTCCCTTCCCGACCCGAGGACGGGGCGAGGGCTGAGGCGCTCCTGGCTGAGGCCGCCGTGACGCCGAATAATCCGGTGATCGCCCTGAATCCTCAGGCGCGTTGGCGGACGAAACTCTGGGAAGAGGAGCGATTTGCGCGTGTGGGGGAAGTGCTGGCACAGCGGCATGGGGCCAGGATCCTTGTGATCGGCTCCTCATCGGACCTTCCACTGGCCAGGCGTCTGGTAAGCCACATGAACCCAGCCCCGTTCGTGGCGGCGGGTCGGACAGACCTAAAGGTCCTGATCGCCCTCCTCCGGCGAATCAACCTCCTGGTGACGGTGGATTCCGGTCCCATGCACTTGGCAGCGGCGCTCGGAACCCCACTTGTCGCGCTCTTTGGCCCAACCGATCCACGTCTCATCGGTCCCTACGGAGGCGACCCGCCTACCGGCCAGGCAGGTGGGGTTGTGCTCCGTGTCCCCCTTCCTTGCAGCCCTTGCTCAAAGCGGCGGTGTCAGATTGAAGCGGATCGTTTATGTATGCGCTCGATCTCTGTTGAGGAGGTGACGGAAGCCGCCTCCGCTCTCCTGGCCACAAGTTCGGCATGTCGAACAGGCCGCGATCTCTCGTAA
- a CDS encoding IPTL-CTERM sorting domain-containing protein — translation MALAGIVCLVIGASWTVRAAEAASSAYVTNAGSASVSVINTATKTVLTNISVGLTPEHIAITPNGAFAYVTNSGSNTVSVIATASNTVVGIPIPVGSNPVGIAITPNGAFAYVTNFGSIPGSVSVIAMASNTVVGTVTVGTNPTGIAITPNGAFAYVANSGSNTVSVIATASNTVVGTVTVGTNPTGIAITPNGAFAYVANSGSHTVSVIATASNTVVGIPIPVGSNPVGIAITPNGAHAYVSNFVANTVSVIDTATNTVVGIPIPVGERPDFLAVSPDGGSVYVPNQSSNTVSVIATATNSVIGSPITVGTAPTGVAFTSVDIPIIPTLSDGALLLLVGAMAATLTLRIARRSIVSR, via the coding sequence TTGGCTCTCGCCGGTATTGTCTGTCTGGTTATTGGGGCATCCTGGACGGTGAGGGCGGCGGAGGCTGCGTCTTCGGCATATGTGACGAATGCTGGCTCGGCCAGTGTCTCTGTCATTAACACCGCTACAAAAACTGTTCTAACCAATATCTCAGTCGGACTAACGCCTGAGCACATCGCTATCACCCCAAACGGCGCCTTCGCCTATGTCACCAACTCAGGCTCCAACACCGTCTCAGTCATCGCTACGGCCAGCAACACCGTGGTCGGCATCCCGATCCCGGTAGGATCCAATCCCGTCGGTATCGCTATCACCCCGAACGGCGCCTTCGCCTACGTGACGAACTTCGGTTCCATCCCCGGTAGCGTCTCAGTCATCGCTATGGCCAGCAATACGGTCGTTGGCACCGTCACGGTCGGCACCAATCCCACTGGCATCGCTATCACCCCGAACGGCGCCTTCGCCTATGTCGCCAACTCAGGCTCCAACACCGTCTCAGTCATCGCTACGGCCAGCAATACGGTCGTTGGCACCGTCACGGTCGGGACCAATCCCACTGGCATCGCTATCACCCCGAACGGCGCCTTCGCCTATGTCGCCAACTCAGGCTCCCACACCGTCTCAGTCATCGCTACGGCCAGCAACACCGTGGTCGGCATCCCGATCCCGGTCGGCTCCAATCCCGTCGGTATCGCCATCACCCCGAACGGCGCCCACGCCTACGTATCCAACTTTGTAGCCAACACCGTCTCAGTCATCGACACAGCCACCAACACCGTGGTCGGCATCCCGATCCCGGTAGGGGAGAGGCCTGACTTCCTGGCTGTGAGTCCGGACGGGGGATCGGTGTACGTGCCCAATCAATCCTCGAATACCGTCTCGGTCATCGCTACGGCTACAAACAGTGTGATTGGCAGCCCGATTACGGTCGGCACGGCCCCCACTGGGGTCGCCTTCACCTCTGTAGATATCCCAATTATCCCAACCCTCTCGGATGGCGCCCTGTTGCTTCTAGTAGGCGCCATGGCCGCTACACTCACTCTGCGGATCGCTCGCAGGTCCATTGTGAGTCGATAA
- the selD gene encoding selenide, water dikinase SelD, with translation MSDQRIRLTSLSHGAGUACKISPADLAQVLGQLPRFNDPNILVGTDTSDDAAVYRLDSGQAIVQTVDYITPVVDDPYSCGLIAAANSLSDIYAMGATPLFALNIVGFPVGTLPLSVLGEILRGGADKVCEAGASIIGGHSTDDPEPKYGLVVTGLIDPAKIFKNSTALIGDDLVLTKPLGIGIITTGIKRDKVSQPTIDAAIAMMAALNKDASEAMVSVGAHACTDVTGFGLLGHLHEMTAGSKVGARVSLSKVPVLSGTWELVQEGICPGGTRRNHESLQGAIVWDPEIRQEAQLILCDAQTSGGLLIAVPKDRTSALIERLRERQTPAFALIGEIIEDPEGRIWVEP, from the coding sequence ATGAGTGATCAACGGATTCGGCTAACGTCCTTGTCGCATGGGGCTGGCTGAGCGTGTAAGATCAGCCCTGCTGATCTGGCCCAGGTGCTGGGCCAACTTCCACGATTTAACGACCCTAACATCCTTGTGGGGACGGATACCTCCGATGATGCCGCTGTCTACCGACTGGACAGTGGACAGGCGATCGTCCAGACCGTAGACTACATCACACCCGTAGTGGACGACCCCTATAGCTGCGGTCTGATCGCTGCCGCCAACTCTCTGAGCGACATCTATGCCATGGGCGCTACTCCACTATTCGCTCTCAACATCGTCGGTTTTCCGGTGGGAACGCTGCCGCTGAGCGTCCTGGGGGAGATCCTTCGTGGCGGAGCCGATAAGGTTTGCGAGGCTGGCGCCTCAATTATCGGAGGGCACAGCACCGATGACCCGGAGCCAAAGTATGGCCTCGTCGTCACCGGGCTGATCGATCCTGCAAAGATCTTTAAGAATTCGACCGCCCTCATTGGGGATGATCTGGTGCTGACCAAACCTCTCGGTATCGGGATCATTACCACAGGAATCAAACGCGACAAGGTCTCGCAACCAACGATTGATGCTGCCATAGCGATGATGGCCGCGCTGAATAAAGACGCCTCGGAGGCCATGGTGTCGGTAGGAGCACACGCCTGTACTGACGTCACAGGCTTCGGGCTGCTGGGTCACCTGCACGAAATGACAGCAGGTAGCAAGGTGGGAGCGCGGGTGTCGCTCTCAAAGGTTCCCGTTCTTTCCGGGACGTGGGAACTGGTCCAAGAGGGAATCTGCCCTGGCGGCACGCGACGGAACCATGAATCGCTGCAAGGAGCCATTGTCTGGGATCCAGAGATTCGGCAAGAGGCCCAGCTTATCTTATGCGATGCCCAGACCTCCGGTGGCCTCCTGATCGCGGTACCGAAAGACAGAACTTCGGCCCTGATTGAGCGCTTACGGGAGCGTCAAACGCCGGCCTTTGCCCTCATTGGCGAAATCATCGAGGATCCGGAAGGCCGGATCTGGGTGGAGCCGTAA
- a CDS encoding phosphatase PAP2 family protein produces the protein MPVMPWLERLREWDEAGFRLINGSLRNQIFDLLMPFVSNKWNFAIPVAVLLIYVLIFRPKRDRIIVVSAIAVILLTDGTSHILKDLFQRTRPFHPLRDATHLVSFSFPSNHASNMFALATFLSYNYSRSGLLCFPLAALVGYSRIYVGSHYPFDVLGGAFWGVLIGLLGAAAVQRLMRSARVQHARRSRGKKDHPSCGPETFQ, from the coding sequence ATGCCTGTTATGCCGTGGCTAGAGAGACTGCGCGAGTGGGATGAAGCCGGATTCCGCCTGATTAACGGAAGCCTGCGGAACCAGATCTTCGATCTCCTGATGCCGTTCGTCAGCAATAAATGGAACTTCGCCATCCCGGTGGCCGTTCTGCTTATTTACGTATTGATCTTCCGTCCAAAACGAGATCGCATCATAGTCGTTTCCGCCATCGCTGTCATTCTACTCACCGATGGAACCAGCCACATCCTCAAGGATCTGTTCCAACGGACCAGGCCATTTCATCCTCTCAGGGATGCCACGCATCTCGTTTCGTTCTCCTTTCCTTCAAACCATGCCAGCAACATGTTTGCCTTGGCTACGTTTCTCTCCTATAATTACTCACGATCAGGGTTGCTCTGTTTCCCTTTAGCAGCTCTGGTTGGATATTCCAGGATCTATGTTGGCTCGCATTATCCGTTCGATGTGCTGGGCGGAGCGTTCTGGGGAGTCCTGATCGGACTTCTTGGCGCCGCAGCGGTCCAGCGTCTCATGCGGAGCGCGCGAGTTCAGCATGCGAGAAGATCGAGAGGCAAAAAGGACCATCCGTCCTGCGGGCCGGAAACCTTCCAGTAG
- a CDS encoding lysylphosphatidylglycerol synthase transmembrane domain-containing protein, translating into MLNPINRSAAKSWQFWLKLAGSLALLSFLLARTDLHAIGTLFRSLRFPIFFASIFLYILAQMLSVVRWRCLLLAEKINIPFWRLTLLYFEGMFFNLMLPTSIGGDVIRGYRVFQMTRRDKASLASILVERLSGFVALAIIACIAMIPAYTYLNDPVVVWLVVMAATGVIGIVAGLLSVRLQTLFFRVLNGVGLGRFHERLEQLHESIRRYWTHRQALLQAVGLSLILQSLVIMIFYLTSRALNLSVDVRYFFLFVPLINVISMLPVSIAGIGLREGSSVYFFSKVGLDSAGAISLSLLFFAVTALCSGLGGIAFLVGHSQHRMDP; encoded by the coding sequence ATGCTGAATCCGATCAATAGATCCGCAGCCAAGTCCTGGCAGTTTTGGCTAAAACTCGCCGGTAGCCTGGCGCTGCTGTCTTTCCTCTTGGCCAGAACCGATCTACACGCCATTGGGACGCTCTTCCGTTCCCTGCGCTTTCCCATCTTTTTCGCCTCCATCTTTCTCTACATCCTTGCCCAGATGCTCAGTGTTGTTCGCTGGAGATGCCTGTTGCTGGCAGAAAAAATCAACATTCCATTCTGGCGGCTGACTCTACTGTACTTCGAGGGAATGTTCTTCAATCTGATGCTCCCCACCTCTATCGGCGGCGATGTGATCCGCGGCTATCGGGTCTTCCAGATGACCCGGCGAGACAAAGCCTCACTGGCCTCTATTCTCGTCGAGCGGCTCTCCGGCTTTGTCGCCCTTGCTATCATCGCCTGCATCGCCATGATCCCAGCCTACACCTATTTGAACGACCCCGTCGTCGTATGGTTGGTGGTCATGGCGGCCACGGGGGTCATCGGGATCGTCGCAGGCTTGCTGAGCGTTCGACTCCAGACGCTGTTCTTTAGGGTGCTGAATGGGGTGGGGCTAGGCCGGTTCCACGAGAGGCTGGAGCAGCTGCACGAATCGATCCGGCGATACTGGACTCACCGGCAGGCCCTGTTACAGGCAGTTGGTCTCTCACTGATTCTCCAGTCGCTGGTAATCATGATCTTCTACCTGACCTCACGCGCTCTGAATCTGTCCGTCGATGTTCGCTATTTCTTCCTGTTCGTCCCGTTGATCAACGTCATCTCGATGCTGCCAGTTTCCATCGCTGGCATAGGTCTCCGCGAGGGAAGCTCCGTCTACTTCTTCTCCAAGGTCGGTCTGGATTCGGCTGGCGCAATTAGCCTATCCTTATTATTTTTCGCTGTCACAGCCCTCTGTAGCGGGTTGGGAGGGATCGCGTTTCTGGTCGGTCACTCTCAGCACCGGATGGACCCGTAA
- a CDS encoding glycosyltransferase family 2 protein, producing MSDDSPRCALNNDPQQAPWLSIIIPFCNEEENIRPLHDQIIAAMVGIGRPYEVIAVDDGSTDRTLAALEAIVKDDPRWSVVVFRRNFGQTAALSAGFDHAKGDVIVTLDGDLQNDPADIPRLLESIQDYDVVSGWRANRKDPFLSRRLPSMLANWLISVTTGVKLHDYGCTLKAYRRAVVENLRLYGELHRFIPAIASWMGIAIAEIKTNHRPRQFGRSKYSIARTVRVLLDLIAVKFLLRFSTSPIHIFGGLGLTVGVTGGGLLLYLTSLKLLMGHSIGGRPLLLLAILLLILGVQLVGMGLLGEMVARVYHETQGKPIYMVKRTIYGQQAGGIDAESDQ from the coding sequence ATGAGTGACGACTCACCCCGATGCGCTTTGAACAACGATCCTCAGCAGGCGCCGTGGTTGTCCATCATCATCCCCTTTTGTAACGAAGAAGAAAACATCCGGCCCCTCCACGACCAGATCATCGCGGCCATGGTCGGTATTGGACGGCCCTACGAGGTGATCGCCGTGGACGATGGCAGCACTGATCGGACACTGGCGGCCCTTGAAGCGATCGTGAAGGACGACCCGAGGTGGAGTGTGGTGGTGTTCCGACGAAACTTCGGGCAGACTGCTGCCTTATCCGCTGGCTTTGACCACGCCAAGGGCGACGTGATCGTGACCCTCGATGGGGACCTTCAGAACGATCCAGCCGATATCCCCAGGCTGCTGGAGTCGATCCAGGACTACGACGTAGTAAGCGGCTGGAGGGCCAATCGTAAGGACCCCTTCCTCTCCAGGCGGCTGCCTTCTATGCTTGCGAACTGGCTCATCTCCGTGACAACCGGCGTAAAGCTTCACGACTATGGGTGTACCCTGAAGGCGTATCGACGGGCGGTAGTGGAGAATCTCCGGCTGTACGGAGAGTTGCATCGGTTCATCCCCGCCATTGCCAGTTGGATGGGGATCGCCATCGCCGAGATCAAGACGAACCACCGCCCCAGACAGTTCGGACGCTCCAAGTACTCCATAGCACGAACGGTACGGGTTCTCCTGGATCTCATCGCTGTAAAATTCCTCCTCCGATTCAGCACGTCCCCAATTCACATCTTCGGCGGACTAGGGCTCACCGTCGGAGTCACCGGCGGAGGGTTACTCCTGTACCTGACCAGCCTCAAACTGCTCATGGGCCACTCGATCGGTGGGCGGCCGCTCTTGCTGCTTGCGATCCTCCTCCTGATTCTGGGGGTGCAACTGGTGGGCATGGGCCTACTCGGCGAAATGGTGGCACGGGTCTATCACGAAACGCAGGGCAAACCGATCTACATGGTTAAGCGAACGATTTACGGTCAGCAGGCCGGAGGAATAGATGCTGAATCCGATCAATAG